In Flavobacterium sp. CS20, a single window of DNA contains:
- a CDS encoding ABC transporter permease gives MNFEYFISKKLIKTKGYKSKVSSPIIKIAVTAISIGIIMMILAFGTGLGLQQKIRDKITAFNGHITIRSFTSNQSNQNLQPIDARQDFYPKFESVPEITHVQKTASKYGVIRTENDFEGIVVKGVSTDYDWSFFDEFIVEGRKLNLTENISKEIMISEYLADRLGFELGDKVIVYFLKDKDNDRPRLVAFDIVGIYNSGFLEFDKQFLMTDIKQIQRLNKWEDYQIGQFELMVSDFDDIQQTGIQVYENIGSFLNATTIVSQYPTIFEWIALFDVNIALIVIIMVIIAGINMITALLVLILEQTQLVGILKALGCQNFSIRKIFLYNATYLILKGLFWGNLIGIGLLLLQKNGKIISLNPETYYVTHAPVYIDWTYLLGINLGTILVCLLMLLLPSYIITKISPVKAIKFD, from the coding sequence TTGAATTTTGAATATTTCATATCGAAAAAGCTGATTAAAACCAAAGGCTATAAAAGTAAGGTTTCTTCCCCAATAATAAAAATTGCTGTAACTGCCATAAGTATTGGCATCATCATGATGATTTTAGCTTTTGGTACTGGTTTAGGTTTACAACAAAAAATCAGAGATAAAATTACCGCTTTCAACGGGCATATCACCATCAGAAGTTTTACGAGTAATCAATCTAATCAAAACTTACAACCTATTGATGCGAGACAGGATTTTTATCCCAAATTTGAAAGTGTTCCTGAAATAACTCACGTCCAAAAAACCGCTTCAAAATACGGCGTCATCCGCACCGAAAATGATTTTGAAGGTATTGTGGTTAAAGGTGTTTCTACAGATTACGATTGGTCTTTTTTTGATGAATTTATCGTTGAAGGCAGAAAACTAAACCTGACTGAAAATATCAGCAAAGAAATTATGATTTCTGAATATCTTGCTGATCGACTTGGTTTTGAGTTGGGCGATAAGGTTATTGTTTATTTCTTAAAAGATAAAGACAACGACCGACCAAGATTGGTAGCTTTTGATATTGTGGGAATTTACAATTCAGGTTTTTTAGAGTTTGACAAGCAATTTTTGATGACTGATATCAAACAAATTCAACGCCTCAACAAATGGGAAGATTACCAAATTGGTCAATTTGAACTCATGGTTTCAGATTTTGATGACATCCAACAAACAGGAATACAGGTGTATGAAAACATAGGTTCTTTTCTCAATGCCACAACTATAGTTAGTCAATATCCTACCATTTTTGAATGGATTGCACTTTTTGATGTCAATATTGCGTTAATCGTCATCATTATGGTCATCATTGCAGGTATCAATATGATTACGGCTTTGTTGGTTTTAATTTTAGAACAAACCCAGCTTGTTGGGATTTTAAAAGCTTTAGGCTGTCAAAATTTTAGCATCAGAAAAATATTTCTTTACAATGCTACCTATTTAATTTTAAAAGGCTTGTTTTGGGGAAACCTAATTGGAATTGGGTTACTGCTCCTTCAAAAAAATGGAAAAATAATCAGTCTTAATCCAGAAACTTATTATGTTACTCATGCCCCAGTTTACATTGACTGGACTTATTTGTTAGGCATCAATCTCGGCACAATTCTTGTTTGCCTTCTCATGCTTTTACTGCCTTCTTATATCATCACAAAAATTTCGCCTGTCAAGGCTATAAAGTTTGATTAA
- a CDS encoding exo-beta-N-acetylmuramidase NamZ domain-containing protein: MKYSKFNLFALFFRFKNTVLFSLFLILACQAQDKSSNEQKLLTGADQTEKYVNDLRQKNIAIVANQTSVIKNNRDGYTHLVDSLLSLNINIKKVFAPEHGFRGQADAGEKVDDAIDAKTGLSIISLYASHKKPTETDLKGIDMLVFDIQDVGVRFYTYISTLHYVMEACAEQDIPLIVLDRPNPNRHYVDGPVLEKAHQSFVGMHPVPIVYGLTIGEYAQMINGEQWLKNQVKCELKIVPLKNYDTKKNYKLPIKPSPNLHSTLSINLYPSLCFFEGTNVNAGRGTSTPFQVFGSPFLDREKYDFQYVPEPNLGSKYPKHQGKICYGMDLTSHQFLSEIHLVWLIEAYQNTSNQDDFFNSFFTKLAGTTQLQNQIEKGMSSIEIKATWQKDIDDFKKLKKQYHLY, translated from the coding sequence ATGAAATATTCAAAATTCAATTTGTTCGCTCTGTTTTTCAGGTTCAAAAATACAGTTTTATTTAGTTTGTTTTTGATTTTAGCCTGTCAAGCTCAAGATAAATCTTCTAACGAGCAGAAATTGTTGACTGGTGCTGACCAAACTGAAAAATATGTGAACGATTTAAGACAAAAAAACATCGCTATTGTTGCCAATCAAACTTCTGTCATTAAAAATAATAGAGATGGTTATACACATCTCGTCGATTCGCTTTTAAGTCTTAATATCAATATAAAAAAAGTATTTGCACCCGAACACGGATTTCGTGGTCAAGCTGATGCAGGTGAAAAAGTTGATGATGCTATCGATGCTAAAACAGGGTTATCGATTATTTCACTTTATGCTAGTCATAAAAAACCAACAGAAACCGATTTGAAAGGAATTGATATGTTGGTTTTTGATATCCAAGATGTTGGCGTGCGGTTTTATACGTATATTTCTACTTTACATTATGTCATGGAAGCTTGTGCAGAGCAAGATATTCCTTTGATAGTTTTGGATCGACCAAATCCCAACCGACATTATGTTGATGGACCTGTTTTAGAAAAAGCACATCAAAGCTTTGTTGGTATGCATCCTGTGCCAATAGTTTATGGTTTAACGATTGGTGAATATGCTCAAATGATCAATGGAGAACAATGGCTTAAAAATCAAGTCAAGTGTGAATTAAAAATTGTGCCTTTAAAAAATTACGATACTAAAAAAAACTATAAATTGCCTATAAAACCATCGCCTAATTTACATAGCACATTATCAATAAATTTATATCCGAGTTTATGTTTTTTTGAAGGCACAAATGTCAATGCAGGTCGAGGCACATCAACACCTTTTCAAGTGTTTGGATCGCCGTTTTTAGATCGAGAAAAATATGATTTTCAGTATGTTCCTGAGCCTAATCTAGGTTCAAAATACCCTAAACATCAAGGCAAAATTTGCTATGGAATGGATTTAACTTCACATCAATTTTTATCAGAAATTCATTTAGTTTGGCTGATTGAAGCCTATCAAAACACATCAAATCAAGATGATTTTTTTAATTCCTTTTTCACAAAATTAGCAGGCACAACACAACTTCAAAACCAAATTGAAAAAGGAATGAGTAGCATAGAAATCAAAGCGACCTGGCAAAAAGATATAGATGATTTTAAAAAACTGAAGAAGCAATATCATTTGTATTAA
- a CDS encoding acyl-CoA desaturase — protein sequence MKNTQVRFNTKDSRDFIRTLNKRVNHYFKDNDIKKTGNWKLHLKTAVMFSLLLAPYFLILTLDIHDLWKLALTILIGVGMAGVGMNVMHDGNHGTYSTKTWINKFMGSSIYILAGNVYNWQVQHNVLHHTYTNIQGHDEDLDAGRILRFSKHTKWRKFHKFQHYYSIFLYGLLTFNWALTTDYIQTKRYLKQKLYYGKLPKPSKQWIILAVTKLIYFSIWIVLPIALTSLTWWEVAIGFFVMHYTAGLILSVVFQLAHVVGENEMPSPDKEGKMEKSWMVHQLFTTTNFSNNNRIVNWFTGGLNFQVEHHIFPNISHIHYPKIAKIVKQTTKEFSLPYNEYKTTRKAIIAHFKYLKFMGKNPQMA from the coding sequence ATGAAAAATACTCAAGTTCGCTTTAATACTAAAGATTCAAGAGATTTTATACGAACGCTCAACAAGCGGGTTAACCACTACTTTAAAGACAATGACATCAAAAAAACAGGCAATTGGAAATTGCATTTGAAAACTGCTGTTATGTTTTCGTTATTGCTTGCTCCTTATTTTTTAATTTTAACTTTAGATATACATGATCTTTGGAAATTAGCCTTAACCATACTTATAGGCGTTGGAATGGCTGGTGTTGGTATGAATGTAATGCACGACGGAAATCACGGCACCTATTCTACAAAAACGTGGATCAACAAATTTATGGGCAGTAGCATTTATATTTTAGCAGGCAATGTTTATAATTGGCAAGTTCAACATAATGTTTTACACCATACTTATACCAATATTCAAGGTCACGACGAAGACTTAGATGCAGGTCGTATTTTGAGATTTTCAAAACATACCAAATGGCGAAAATTTCATAAATTTCAACATTACTATTCCATTTTCTTGTATGGGTTATTAACGTTTAATTGGGCTTTGACAACAGATTATATACAAACCAAACGCTATTTAAAACAAAAACTTTATTACGGCAAGCTACCAAAACCTTCAAAACAATGGATCATTTTAGCTGTCACAAAATTAATCTATTTTAGCATTTGGATTGTTTTACCGATTGCTCTTACCAGTTTAACTTGGTGGGAAGTTGCTATAGGCTTTTTTGTGATGCACTATACCGCGGGATTAATATTGAGCGTAGTTTTTCAGTTGGCTCACGTTGTAGGAGAAAATGAGATGCCATCACCTGATAAAGAAGGCAAAATGGAAAAATCTTGGATGGTTCATCAATTGTTTACTACAACCAATTTTTCTAACAATAATAGAATTGTTAATTGGTTCACAGGTGGATTAAATTTTCAAGTCGAACATCATATTTTTCCTAACATTAGTCATATTCATTACCCAAAAATTGCTAAAATTGTAAAACAAACTACAAAAGAGTTTAGTTTGCCTTACAATGAGTATAAAACCACAAGAAAAGCCATTATTGCCCATTTTAAATATTTAAAATTCATGGGCAAAAACCCGCAAATGGCTTAA
- the nadD gene encoding nicotinate (nicotinamide) nucleotide adenylyltransferase yields the protein MKKSKHIGLFFGTFNPIHIGHLIMANHIAEFSSVDEVWFVITPQSPFKQKESLLDNHHRYELVYRATEEYPKLKASKIEFDMPQPNYTSKTLERLLEKYPNYQFHLIMGEDNLASFKKWKNYDYILEHHHIIVCPRIHHKNVPSELQNHAKVQFVDVPIIEISASFIRKAISKQQNIKPLLPEKVWAYIDEMNFYR from the coding sequence ATGAAAAAAAGTAAACACATCGGTTTATTTTTTGGTACTTTTAATCCGATCCATATTGGTCATCTAATTATGGCTAATCATATTGCAGAGTTTAGCTCAGTGGATGAAGTCTGGTTTGTAATCACACCACAAAGTCCTTTCAAACAAAAAGAATCTTTACTTGATAATCATCATCGCTACGAATTAGTCTATCGAGCCACCGAAGAATATCCAAAACTCAAAGCCAGCAAAATTGAGTTTGATATGCCACAACCCAATTACACCTCTAAAACCTTAGAAAGGTTATTGGAAAAATATCCCAATTATCAATTTCATCTTATAATGGGCGAAGACAATTTGGCAAGTTTTAAAAAGTGGAAAAATTACGATTATATTCTTGAGCATCATCATATCATTGTGTGTCCTCGAATTCATCATAAAAATGTACCTTCAGAACTTCAAAACCACGCTAAAGTCCAATTTGTTGACGTGCCTATTATAGAAATATCAGCCAGTTTTATCAGAAAAGCCATTTCAAAACAACAAAACATCAAACCCTTACTACCAGAAAAAGTTTGGGCTTATATCGATGAAATGAATTTTTATCGGTAG
- the gmk gene encoding guanylate kinase: protein MTASKTGKLIVFSAPSGSGKTTIVKHLLSKEDLNLEFSVSATSRAPRDYEIDGKDYYFMSLKEFKQHIKNDDFLEWEEVYRDNFYGTLKSEVQRIWNKGKHVIFDIDVVGGLDIKNIYPEQTLAVFVKPPSVEELKIRLKKRQTESDERINMRVAKASIEMATAPQFDKILINNDLNAALEDAYQLVKNFIDEKK, encoded by the coding sequence ATGACGGCTTCAAAAACAGGAAAACTCATAGTCTTTTCGGCACCATCTGGCTCTGGCAAAACCACCATTGTCAAACATCTTTTATCAAAGGAAGATTTGAATCTTGAATTTTCAGTTTCAGCAACTTCAAGAGCACCTCGTGATTATGAAATTGATGGCAAAGACTATTATTTTATGTCTTTAAAAGAGTTTAAACAACACATCAAAAACGATGATTTTTTAGAATGGGAAGAAGTCTATCGCGACAATTTTTACGGCACTTTAAAAAGCGAAGTGCAACGCATTTGGAATAAAGGTAAACATGTTATTTTTGATATTGATGTGGTTGGCGGACTCGACATCAAAAACATTTATCCTGAACAAACATTGGCTGTTTTTGTCAAACCACCAAGTGTAGAAGAACTTAAAATTAGACTTAAAAAACGTCAAACCGAATCTGATGAGCGCATCAATATGCGGGTTGCCAAAGCTTCAATTGAAATGGCAACCGCTCCACAGTTTGACAAAATCTTAATCAATAATGATTTAAACGCCGCTCTCGAAGACGCTTATCAACTGGTTAAAAACTTTATAGATGAAAAAAAGTAA
- a CDS encoding YicC/YloC family endoribonuclease has translation MIQSMTGYGKATAVLNNKHIDIEIRTLNSKNIDINFKIPSEFRSFELEWRKTVAQNLKRGKVDIQFNIENSEQSQSVKFNKTLIKSYIKNLQDVIPIRDRTDNAKLLEIAMTLPEATQSEANELTEDDQAKLDSALNEALKQVVSFRNQEGQNLLKDFKANLSQIEQHLNRISEIDQNRVDRVKTKLKSTLEELSVDYDKNRFEQELIYYIEKFDISEEKIRLKSHIEYFEDTLNLPESNGKKLNFISQEMGREINTIGSKANDADIQNLVVEMKDQLEKIKEQMLNIL, from the coding sequence ATGATACAATCTATGACAGGCTATGGAAAAGCCACTGCTGTTTTAAATAACAAACATATTGATATTGAAATCCGAACGCTTAACAGCAAAAACATAGATATCAATTTTAAAATCCCATCAGAATTTAGAAGTTTTGAATTAGAATGGCGTAAAACCGTTGCTCAAAATTTAAAACGCGGTAAAGTTGATATACAATTTAATATAGAAAATAGCGAGCAAAGTCAAAGTGTAAAATTTAACAAAACTCTTATCAAATCTTATATCAAAAATTTACAAGACGTCATTCCTATAAGAGATAGAACGGACAATGCTAAATTGCTTGAAATTGCAATGACTTTGCCCGAAGCTACACAATCTGAAGCTAATGAATTGACCGAAGATGATCAAGCCAAACTCGATTCAGCCTTAAATGAAGCCTTAAAACAAGTCGTGTCTTTCAGAAATCAAGAAGGCCAAAATTTACTCAAAGATTTCAAAGCTAACCTCAGTCAAATTGAGCAACATTTAAACCGCATCAGCGAGATAGATCAAAATCGAGTTGACAGAGTCAAAACAAAATTAAAATCAACTTTGGAAGAGCTCAGCGTTGACTATGACAAAAACCGATTTGAACAAGAATTGATATATTACATCGAAAAGTTTGATATTTCAGAAGAAAAAATCCGATTAAAAAGTCATATCGAATATTTTGAAGACACGCTAAATTTACCCGAATCTAATGGAAAAAAATTGAATTTCATCTCACAAGAAATGGGACGAGAAATCAATACCATTGGCAGCAAAGCCAACGATGCTGATATCCAAAATTTGGTAGTAGAAATGAAAGATCAGCTTGAAAAAATTAAAGAACAAATGCTTAATATTTTATAA
- a CDS encoding DUF5103 domain-containing protein, whose protein sequence is MKSIFVSFIILLSNYFYAQEYEVLPPEYIKTIQFTGQADLTGTPVISLNDNLNLSFDDIRADVADFYYKIEHYNYNWTPSKLAKNEYIEGFDNIRIFDFKNSLTTLQPYTHYELQIPNKNTRRLKVSGNYMLKIFNSNRQLVFSRKFMVYNRQVDVQAQVRRSRDLKEIGKKQLLQYSVGRDGFIFKNPEQTVNTVLVQNNDFKSAIYDIKPQFTSGNTLVFNYPNKTAFWGGNEFLYFDNRDIRVSTINIQRVELFDLYHTYLDTDRVRQGREYVYNPDINGSFKINTVQGQDVNRESEYAVVHFSLDCPKDLNGGELHVYGRFNNYSLTDETHLDYNEKTGLFETQILLKQGFYNYKYVYLSADGEFDDHFVSGSYDITENDYVILVYYRDVGARFDALIGVGLANSRNIIN, encoded by the coding sequence ATGAAAAGTATTTTCGTCTCATTTATTATTTTATTATCCAATTATTTTTATGCTCAAGAATATGAAGTTTTGCCACCAGAATATATTAAAACCATTCAATTTACTGGACAAGCTGATTTGACTGGCACACCTGTGATTTCACTTAACGATAATCTCAATTTAAGTTTTGACGATATCAGAGCTGACGTTGCAGATTTCTATTACAAAATTGAGCATTACAATTACAACTGGACGCCCTCAAAATTGGCTAAAAACGAATATATTGAAGGCTTTGACAACATTAGAATTTTTGATTTTAAAAACTCATTAACAACACTTCAACCTTACACGCACTACGAATTGCAGATCCCAAACAAAAACACCAGACGATTGAAAGTTTCTGGAAATTATATGTTGAAGATTTTTAACAGCAACAGGCAGTTGGTGTTTTCAAGAAAATTTATGGTCTATAATCGCCAAGTTGACGTGCAAGCTCAAGTAAGACGTTCGCGGGACTTAAAAGAAATTGGCAAAAAACAATTGTTGCAATACAGCGTAGGTCGTGATGGTTTTATTTTTAAAAATCCTGAACAAACTGTCAATACGGTACTGGTTCAAAACAATGATTTCAAATCTGCTATTTACGACATCAAGCCACAATTTACTTCTGGCAATACTTTGGTGTTTAATTATCCTAATAAGACTGCTTTTTGGGGTGGAAATGAATTTTTATATTTCGACAATCGCGACATCAGAGTTTCGACTATTAACATTCAGCGGGTTGAATTGTTTGATTTATATCATACCTATTTGGATACCGATAGAGTCAGACAAGGACGAGAATATGTTTACAACCCCGATATCAATGGCAGTTTTAAAATCAATACCGTTCAAGGTCAAGATGTCAATAGAGAGTCAGAATATGCCGTGGTGCATTTTAGTTTAGATTGCCCTAAAGATTTAAATGGTGGCGAATTGCATGTTTACGGTCGTTTTAACAACTATAGTTTAACAGACGAAACTCATCTGGATTATAACGAAAAAACAGGTCTATTTGAAACTCAAATCTTGCTCAAACAAGGTTTTTATAACTACAAATATGTTTATCTTTCTGCTGACGGCGAGTTTGATGACCATTTTGTCAGCGGAAGTTATGACATCACAGAAAACGACTACGTTATATTGGTTTATTACCGAGATGTTGGAGCTCGTTTTGATGCACTTATCGGCGTTGGTTTGGCAAATAGTCGAAATATCATCAATTAA
- a CDS encoding Na(+)-translocating NADH-quinone reductase subunit A: MAIDIKVKRGLKLRLKGEAEKIKSPALKSKTYALIPDNFHGLVPKMLIKKEGTPIKAGEALFYSKYNEKTKVVSPVSGKLKTIERGARRRILRVIIEADDEFEYVSHDKLDPLKTDADKLKNHIFEAGCGAFFKQRLYDIPANADDTPKAIYISAFNTTPLGADFEFILKDKKEHFQNGINALTKLTDGKVYLGVDRNAKSFLHDTENVELIRVSGPHPAGNVGVQIQKTNPINKGEKVWTIRPEDVAIIGELLSTGKFNAERTIAVCGSDAVDRQYFTTLIGAEINSIIEEVDTNKTRIISGDVFTGDKAENGDHINFFANEITLIPEGNHYRMFGWLPFKDNYIPSMSNTSLSRLSGHKEYVVDTNLNGEERALVVTSEMEKVMPMDIMPMQLLKACMTGDIDKMENLGIYEVVPEDFALVDYVNTSKVEAQEVIRQGLDLMLTEVG; encoded by the coding sequence ATGGCTATTGATATTAAAGTTAAACGCGGTTTAAAATTGCGACTTAAAGGTGAAGCTGAAAAGATAAAATCACCTGCACTCAAATCTAAAACTTACGCCTTAATTCCTGACAATTTTCACGGTCTTGTGCCAAAAATGTTAATTAAAAAAGAAGGCACGCCAATTAAGGCAGGCGAAGCTTTGTTTTATTCTAAATACAATGAAAAAACAAAAGTTGTTTCACCCGTAAGTGGTAAACTAAAGACCATAGAACGTGGTGCGAGACGTCGTATTTTGAGAGTGATTATTGAAGCTGACGACGAATTTGAATATGTTAGTCACGACAAACTTGACCCTTTAAAAACTGATGCTGACAAATTGAAAAATCATATTTTTGAAGCAGGATGTGGTGCATTTTTCAAACAAAGGCTATACGACATTCCAGCAAATGCTGATGATACACCCAAAGCTATTTATATTTCAGCCTTTAACACAACACCGCTTGGTGCTGATTTTGAATTTATACTGAAAGACAAAAAAGAGCATTTTCAAAACGGAATAAATGCCTTGACAAAATTGACAGATGGCAAAGTTTATCTCGGTGTTGATAGAAATGCTAAAAGCTTTTTGCACGATACTGAAAACGTTGAGCTTATCAGAGTTTCTGGTCCGCATCCAGCAGGCAATGTTGGGGTTCAAATCCAAAAAACAAATCCTATTAACAAAGGTGAAAAAGTTTGGACCATTAGACCTGAAGATGTCGCTATTATAGGCGAATTGTTGTCAACAGGTAAATTTAATGCCGAGCGAACCATTGCGGTTTGTGGTAGTGATGCTGTTGATAGACAATATTTTACAACTCTTATCGGTGCTGAAATCAATTCAATCATTGAAGAAGTCGATACCAACAAAACCAGAATTATTTCTGGAGATGTATTTACAGGAGATAAAGCTGAAAATGGTGATCATATCAATTTTTTTGCTAATGAAATCACTTTAATTCCTGAAGGAAATCACTACAGAATGTTTGGGTGGTTACCTTTTAAAGACAATTATATTCCTTCAATGTCTAATACTTCGCTTTCAAGATTATCAGGTCATAAAGAGTATGTGGTTGATACTAATCTAAACGGCGAAGAAAGAGCACTTGTAGTTACAAGTGAAATGGAAAAAGTTATGCCGATGGATATTATGCCGATGCAATTATTAAAAGCGTGTATGACGGGTGATATAGATAAAATGGAAAACCTCGGAATATATGAAGTAGTTCCTGAAGATTTTGCTTTGGTCGATTATGTGAACACTTCTAAAGTAGAAGCTCAAGAAGTCATCAGACAAGGATTAGATTTAATGCTAACAGAAGTAGGCTAA
- a CDS encoding NADH:ubiquinone reductase (Na(+)-transporting) subunit B, with the protein MNWIRKKIDEIKKPFQPGEKYEKFAPAVNALDTFLFVPNHTTKKGAHIRDAVDLKRTMITVVIALIPALIFGIWNTGYQHFKQLDVEYTFMDAFLHGAIKIVPMIIVSYVVGLGIEFGFAVKRGHEVNEGYLVTGLLIPMIMPVDIPLWIVALSVAFAVLIGKEAFGGTGMNILNPALTARAFAFFAYPTYMSGDKVWVSGATEVSGISGETILGTLAAGKEVAYNSADMFSGFIPGSISETSTLFILVGALILILTKIGSWRIILSGFIGAAVMALIFNALGSSVFTNNDLMNFPWYNHLIVGGLAFGVVFMATDPVSARQTLKGKWIYGFLIGFLGVMIRIFNPAYPEGVMLAILLMNVFAPTIDHYVIQGNIKRRQKRLKLQTAKTS; encoded by the coding sequence ATGAATTGGATTAGAAAAAAAATAGACGAAATTAAAAAACCTTTTCAGCCTGGTGAAAAGTATGAAAAATTTGCACCAGCTGTAAACGCACTTGATACTTTTTTGTTTGTGCCTAATCATACTACAAAAAAAGGTGCACACATACGCGATGCTGTTGATTTAAAAAGAACAATGATAACTGTAGTTATTGCTCTAATTCCAGCTTTGATTTTTGGAATATGGAACACAGGTTATCAGCATTTCAAGCAATTAGATGTTGAATACACATTTATGGATGCTTTCTTGCACGGTGCTATCAAAATTGTGCCAATGATTATTGTGTCTTATGTTGTTGGACTTGGTATTGAGTTTGGCTTTGCCGTAAAACGCGGACACGAAGTAAATGAAGGCTACTTGGTTACGGGACTTTTAATTCCTATGATTATGCCTGTAGATATCCCGTTGTGGATAGTTGCTTTGTCGGTTGCCTTTGCAGTATTAATCGGTAAAGAAGCTTTTGGAGGAACGGGTATGAATATTCTTAATCCAGCTTTAACAGCAAGAGCCTTCGCCTTTTTTGCCTATCCAACCTATATGTCAGGAGACAAAGTTTGGGTAAGTGGAGCTACAGAGGTCAGTGGCATTTCAGGCGAAACCATTTTAGGAACTTTAGCCGCGGGCAAAGAAGTAGCTTACAATAGTGCAGATATGTTTTCAGGATTTATACCAGGCTCTATTTCTGAAACTTCAACCTTATTTATTTTAGTTGGAGCTTTGATTTTGATCTTAACCAAAATAGGCAGTTGGCGTATTATCTTAAGTGGATTTATTGGTGCAGCAGTTATGGCACTTATCTTTAATGCCCTTGGAAGCTCGGTTTTTACAAATAATGATTTGATGAATTTCCCTTGGTATAATCACCTTATTGTTGGTGGATTAGCTTTTGGTGTGGTGTTTATGGCAACAGATCCTGTAAGTGCAAGACAGACCTTAAAAGGGAAATGGATATATGGATTTTTAATTGGATTCTTAGGCGTTATGATCAGAATATTTAATCCCGCATATCCAGAAGGCGTTATGTTGGCTATATTATTAATGAACGTATTTGCTCCAACAATAGATCATTACGTTATTCAAGGCAATATCAAGCGAAGACAAAAACGCTTAAAATTACAAACCGCAAAAACCTCATAA
- the nqrC gene encoding NADH:ubiquinone reductase (Na(+)-transporting) subunit C gives MDRNSNTYTFIFSISMVIVVAVVLSFLATSLKPKQSKNVRQEKMQNILNTFVGDSIEVDGKKVELTRELASEKFDEFIKNQYALNYKGETVESVNAFNINLATEIKKPVEEQIFPLYEAEFNGQTFFVIPLRGSGLWDAIWGYVALKDDLNTIEGIIFDHKGETAGLGAEITTDWFQERFKDEKIYDGNNIVGVEVTKGYSGGNDKTDHQVNAISGATMTGNGVTNMMKERLAKYKPFFEKLKNSKLAIQ, from the coding sequence ATGGATAGAAATAGTAATACTTATACTTTCATTTTTTCTATTTCGATGGTTATCGTAGTAGCTGTTGTTTTATCCTTTTTGGCGACAAGTTTAAAACCTAAGCAAAGCAAAAATGTAAGACAAGAAAAAATGCAAAACATTTTAAATACCTTTGTTGGTGATAGTATAGAAGTCGATGGAAAAAAAGTAGAACTAACAAGAGAGTTGGCTTCAGAAAAATTTGATGAATTTATTAAAAATCAATATGCCCTAAACTACAAAGGTGAAACCGTTGAAAGTGTAAACGCTTTTAATATCAATTTGGCAACAGAAATTAAAAAACCTGTTGAAGAACAAATTTTTCCTTTATATGAAGCAGAATTTAATGGTCAAACTTTTTTTGTTATTCCACTACGAGGCTCGGGTCTTTGGGATGCTATTTGGGGCTATGTTGCTTTAAAGGATGACTTGAATACTATTGAGGGAATTATTTTTGACCACAAAGGAGAAACCGCTGGTCTTGGTGCAGAAATCACCACAGATTGGTTTCAAGAAAGATTTAAAGATGAAAAGATCTATGATGGCAATAACATTGTTGGCGTTGAAGTTACAAAAGGTTACAGTGGAGGAAACGACAAAACAGACCATCAAGTGAATGCCATATCAGGTGCTACAATGACAGGCAATGGTGTGACAAATATGATGAAAGAAAGATTGGCTAAATACAAACCTTTCTTTGAAAAATTAAAAAATTCTAAACTCGCAATACAATAA